From one Desmodus rotundus isolate HL8 chromosome X, HLdesRot8A.1, whole genome shotgun sequence genomic stretch:
- the TIMM17B gene encoding mitochondrial import inner membrane translocase subunit Tim17-B: MEEYAREPCPWRIVDDCGGAFTMGVIGGGVFQAIKGFRNAPVGIRHRLRGSVNAVRIRAPQIGGSFAVWGGLFSTIDCGLVRLRGKEDPWNSITSGALTGAVLAARSGPLAMMGSAMMGGILLALIEGVGILLTRYTAQQFRNAPPFLEDPSQLPPKEGTPASGYPSYQQYH, translated from the exons ATGGAGGAGTACGCTCGGGAGCCCTG CCCATGGCGAATTGTGGATGATTGTGGTGGAGCCTTCACTATGGGTGTCATCGGTGGTGGAGTCTTCCAGGCCATCAAGGGCTTCCGCAATGCCCCTGTT GGAATTCGGCACCGATTGAGAGGTAGTGTCAACGCGGTGAGGATCCGAGCCCCTCAGATTGGAG GTAGTTTTGCAGTGTGGGGGGGCCTGTTCTCCACCATTGACTGTGGCCTGGTGCGGCTGCGGGGCAAGGAAGATCCCTGGAACTCCATCACCAGCGGAGCGTTGACTGGGGCTGTGCTGGCTGCTCGCA GTGGCCCACTAGCCATGATGGGCTCAGCAATGATGGGGGGCATCCTGTTGGCCCTCATCGAGGGTGTTGGTATCCTCCTCACTCGCTATACTGCCCAGCAGTTCCGCAATG CACCACCGTTCCTGGAGGACCCTAGCCAGCTACCTCCTAAGGAGGGTACCCCGGCCTCAGGCTATCCCAGCTATCAGCAGTACCACTGA
- the PCSK1N gene encoding proSAAS has translation MAGSPLLGGPRAGGVGLLVLLLLGLLRPPAAVCARPVKEPRNLGAASPPLGEAGAPRRFRRAAARGEAVEVVQELARALAHLLEAERQERARAEAQEAEDQQARVLAQLLRVWGASRTTDLAPALEDDPDAPAAQLARALLRARLDPAALAAQLVPAPVPATALRPRPPIYDDGPVGSEAEDAGDDTPDVDPELLRYLLGRIISGSADSESVVAQRRRLRRATDQDLGPDVPPEGVLGALLRVKRLETPAPPARRLLPP, from the exons ATGGCGGGATCGCCACTGCTCGGCGGGCCGCGGGCCGGGGGCGTCGGCCTTTTGGTGCTGCTCCTGTTGGGCTTACTTCGGCCGCCCGCGGCTGTCTGCGCACGGCCGGTAAAG GAGCCCCGCAACCTGGGCGCAGCCTCGCCGCCCTTGGGCGAGGCTGGCGCTCCCCGCCGCTTTCGGCGGGCAGCGGCCCGGGGCGAGGCAGTGGAGGTTGTGCAGGAGCTGGCGCGGGCGCTGGCGCACCTGCTGGAGGCTGAACGGCAGGAGCGGGCGCGGGCCGAGGCGCAGGAGGCTGAGGATCAGCAGGCACGAGTCCTGGCTCAGCTCTTGCGCGTCTGGGGCGCTTCCCGCACCACTgacctggccccagccctggaggACGATCCTGACGCGCCCGCTGCGCAGTTGGCCCGAGCCCTGCTCCGCGCCCGCCTGGATCCTGCCGCCCTCGCAGCGCAGCTGGTCCCCGCCCCTGTCCCCGCCACTGCACTCCGACCCAGGCCCCCAATCTACGATGATGGTCCAGTGGGCTCCGAGGCTGAGGACGCTGGTGACGACACACCGGATGTGGACCCCGAACTGCTGAG GTACTTGTTGGGGCGGATCATCTCGGGAAGCGCGGATTCGGAGTCTGTGGTTGCCCAgcgccgccgcctccgccgcgCCACCGACCAGGATCTAGGCCCTGATGTACCCCCTGAGGGTGTGCTGGGGGCCCTGCTGCGTGTGAAACGCCTGGAGACCCCCGCACCCCCAGCACGACGCCTCTTGCCTCCCTGA
- the ERAS gene encoding GTPase ERas, with translation MKSVPSLQNGAGRLMAEPTASLPSAIAFLLFLLAGPAVHISSLSMAPPKKSNVFDLGLGSWNASAQQESHSAQAPSRAVGKHLPEYKVVVVGASGVGKSALTIQLNHECFVEDHDPTIQDSYWKEVTLGQGGCILNVLDTAGQTIHKALRDQCLAAGDGVLGVFALDDPSSLTQLQQMRTTWGPHYTRPLVLVGNKCDLVTTKGDVHAAAIALAKTWGAPFVETSAKTRQGVEEAFTLLIHEIQRVREAEAASGGAKSRHHKTMCHCGCSVA, from the exons ATGAAATCCGTGCCATCCCTCCAGAATGGGGCAGGACGGCTAATGG CCGAACCTACTGCCTCCCTTCCCTCGGCTAttgcctttcttctcttcctactTGCAGGGCCTGCTGTCCACATCTCTTCCCTGAGCATGGCGCCACCAAAAAAGTCTAATGTGTTTGATCTGGGCCTGGGTTCATGGAATGCAAGTGCCCAACAGGAGAGCCACAGTGCTCAGGCACCTTCCAGGGCTGTTGGCAAGCACCTGCCAGAGTACAAGGTGGTGGTTGTGGGTGCAAGTGGTGTGGGCAAGAGTGCACTGACCATCCAGCTGAACCATGAGTGCTTTGTGGAAGACCATGATCCCACGATCCAGGATTCCTACTGGAAGGAAGTGACCCTGGGCCAAGGGGGCTGCATTCTGAATGTGCTGGATACAGCTGGGCAGACCATTCATAAGGCCCTTCGTGACCAGTGTTTGGCTGCTGGGGATGGTGTGCTGGGTGTCTTTGCCCTCGATGACCCCTCATCTCTAACCCAGCTGCAGCAGATGCGGACCACCTGGGGCCCTCACTATACCCGGCCCCTCGTCCTTGTGGGCAACAAGTGCGACCTTGTGACCACCAAAGGAGATGTTCATGCTGCTGCTATAGCCCTCGCAAAGACCTGGGGGGCCCCTTTCGTGGAGACCTCAGCTAAAACACGGCAAGGTGTGGAGGAGGCCTTTACCCTGCTCATCCATGAGATCCAAAGGGTCCGGGAGGCTGAGGCAGCGTCAGGTGGGGCTAAGTCCCGGCACCATAAGACCATGTGCCACTGTGGCTGCTCTGTGGCCTGA